A segment of the Tautonia rosea genome:
ACAACGCGATCCTCGGCAACTTCATCGGCACGAACGCCAACGGATCGAGCGCGATCGGCAACACGAGGCATGGCATCCTGCTCGAAGGGGCCTCGAACAACACGATCGGCGGCGAAAATATCAGCATCAATCCGGGAACGCTCCGCGCGGGCAATCTCGTTTCCGGCAACGGCGGCGATGGCATCCGCCTGACAACCTTGCTGAACGAACCCGGCGGCAACAACGCCGCCAGTGCCTCGAACCTCATCTCCGGCAACTTCGTCGGCACGAACCCCTCGGGATCGCTGCCCATCGGCAACGCCGGGGCGGGCATTGCGTTGATCGGCGTGGCGAATCCCGTCGGTGGCGTCTCCGGCAACACGATCGGCGGCGTGAACGGTGCCCCTGCCGGCCTGAGACGCGGCAATCTGATTTCCGGCAACATCGGGCCGGGGCTCTTGCTCCAGGGCGAGGCGGCTTCGGGGAACATCGCCCTCGGCAATTTCGTCGGCACGAACGTGACCGGATTGAGCGCGATCGGCAACGCGGTCGGGATTCTCCTGAGTGACGCTCCGAGCAACACGCTCGGCGAAGGAAACGTCATCTCCGGCAATCTCAGCCACGGTGTCCATCTGACCGGAACTGGCAGCACGTCCAACGCGCTGACCGGCAACTTCATCGGCCTTGGCCCCGTCGGTGCGACGGCCGTGCCCAATGGCGGCGACGGAGTTCGGATCGAGGGGGCCTCGGCCAACAGCCTGACCCGCAACGTCGTCTCCAGCAACCTTGGGACCGGCATCGCACTGATCGGTCCCGGCGCGACGAACAACGTCATCCGGTCGGGGCGAATCGGAACCGACGACGTCGGCCTTGCCGCCCGAGGCAACCTCGGCGGCGGAATTCTCCTGATCAACGCCAGCGGCAACACCATCGGCGGTGTGCTCCCGGCTGATGGCAACATCATCTCGGGCAACGCCGGATCGGGCATCGTGCTGCAAGGATCGGGCACCTCGAACACCCAGATCAACGGCAACGTGATCGGCCTCGACGCCACCGGAGAGGCCCCGCTCGGTAACGCGGCTCATGGCGTGGCGATCCTCAACGGGGCCTCGGCCAACCGTGTGGGAGGAGACGTGGCCGGCTCCGGCAACCTCATCTCCGGCAACGGAGGCGATGGCGTCGTCCTTGCCGCCGGGGCGTTTGAGAACCTGGTTTCGGGCAACGTCATTGGTGCCAATGTCGTCGGGACCGTGGCGCGAGGCAATGGCGGAACCGGCGTCCGCATTTCCGACTCGGCCCGCAACACCATCGGCGGCCGGTCGAACCTGATCTCCGGCAACGGTGTTTTCGGCCTGACGATCGCCGGCGGCTCGGCCTCAGGGAATGTCGTCTCGGGCAACCTGATCGGCACCAACCTCGCCGGCACGGCCAGCCTCGGCACGCAGCAGATTGGTCTGGTGATCCTCAACGCCCCGAACAACCGGGTCGAGAATGGCAACCTCATCGCCGGGCACTCGGGAGACGGTCTTCAGGTCATCGGTTCCTCGGCGTCGGGTAACCTGATTGACGGTAACCTCATCGGCACCGACGAAACCGGCCTCGACGGGCTGGGGAACGCCCGAGGGGTTTTCCTCGACATCGCGCCCAACAACGTCCTGGCAGGCAACGTCATCTCCGGGAACCGCAACGATGGCGTGATGGTGCTCAACGGCGCGAACGGGAACCTGCTCACGGGCAACCTCATCGGCCTGGCCGGCCCGACCGGCTCCCTTGCTCGACCGAACCTCAGCGGCGTTCTGATCGTCAACGCCAACAACACCTCGCTCGACTCCAACGCCATCAGCGGCAACCGAGGCTTCGGCGTCGCCCTGGCCAGCACCTCCGGTAACTTCCTGACGAACAACCTGATCGGGACAAATCGCCAGGGCATCGCCGCCCGGCCGAACACGTTGCACGGGGTGATGGTCCTCAACGCCCGGAACAACACCCTGTCGGCCAATGTCCTTTCCGGCAACCGCCTGTTCGGCGTCGAGCTGCGCGACGGCTCCGACGGCAATACCCTGATCGACAACCTCATCGGCACCGACCGCACCGGCCAGTTCGCCATCGCCAATCAGCGCGACGGCGTCTTCCTCGACAACGCCGCGTCGAACCGCCTTGAGCGAAATGTCATCTCGGGAAATCTCGGTAACGGCGTGATGGCCATTTCCCAGGCGTCAAACACGGTGCTGATCGGCAACTTCATCGGCACGAACCGCGACGGCTCGGCCATCCTGTCCAACCGAGGCAGCGGCGTGATCGCCGCCGGGCCGTCGAACATGACCCTGCAAAGCAATGTTGTCTCGGGCAACATCGGGTTCGGCATCGCCCTGGTCGGCGGCACCGGCAACGTGATTGCCGACAGCTTTGTCGGCACCAATGCCCTGGGAGAGGCCGCCCTGAGCAATCGCTTGGTCGGCGTCTTGCTGCTGAACGCGCCGGGCAACACGGTTCTCAACTCCGTGATTGCCGCCAACGGGGTGGTCGATCGTCGGGGGAACCTCCGGATCGACGGACCCGGAAGCACCGGCAATCGCGTGCTCGGCAGCTTCATCGGCACCGACCGCACCGGCTCCCGATCGCTCGACCCTCAGGCCGGCAACGTCCAGACGGGTCTTCCCACCACCCCCAACGACGGCACCCCGGGCGCGAGCGATCGCCGGACGTTCGACCCCCGCAACGACGGTATCGTGATCGCCGACGGCGCCTCGAACAACACGATCGGCGGCATCGACACCGGCCAGGGGAACGTCATCTCCGGCAACCGGATCGGTGTCTACATTCGAGGCCAGTCCGCCCGCAACCTCCTTCAGGGGAACCGGATCGGCACGAACCGAGACGGATCGGCCGCCGTGGCCAACAGCGACGGCGTGATCGTCATGAACTCCTCGAACAACACGATTGGCGGCACCGGCCCATCGGTGAGGAACCTGATCTCCGGCAACCTCGAAGTCGGCGTCCGTCTGACCAGCATCGCCTTTGACGAGCCCCGCGCCCCGGCCTCGGGCAACCTCGTCGCGGGCAACTTCATCGGCACCGACGCAACAGGCAACGCCGCCCTGGCCAACCGCCAGGGGATCTTCATCTACGGCGCGGCCGGCAACCAGATCGGCCTCGGCTCGTTCACCGATCCAAACGGCGGCGGCAACCTGCTCTCGGGGAACCGCGAGGTCGGCCTTCAGATTCTCAATGCCGACACGATCAACGCTGTCACCGTCCTCACCCCCGCCGGCCCGCAGATCGTCCCGTATCCTCCGGCCGTCGGTGCGGTCACCACAGGAAACATCGTGGCCGGCAACCGTGTCGGAACCAACGCCGCCGGCACCGCTCGGCTGCCGAATTTCCAGGGCATCTTCGTGAGCGATGCCCCCGGAAACACCATTGCCGACAACCTGATCAGCGGGAATTCCCAGGTCGGTTTGAACATCACCGCATTCAATGCCATCAACAACCTCGTGACTGGAAACCGGATCGGCCCCGACATCAACAATACGATTGGCACCGTCGGCAACGGGTTTGCCGATCCGAACGGCCTCGGCTCAGGCCTGTTCCTCAATCAGGTGGTTGACGGTGCGAACACCATCGCCTCGACCAACGACATCCGAGGCAACGTCACCGCTCAGACCCGTACCCGGACGATTGCCGCCGGGCCGTACGTCGAGCGGGTGATCCCCGTCTTCAATCCCACCACCGGCGCATTGATCCGGATCGACGTTCGCATCAACGGCTATCTGAGCCGCGATGCCTCCCGGACGCTCAACCTGGCCAACTTCAGCCTGGTTCCCAACACCACGGGCGCTGCTCCCATTCCGATCGCCTCAGTTTCTTACGACGAGGTGGCCCGGATGCTCTCCATCACGCCGAGCAGTCCGATTGCCCCTGGTCAATCGGTCCTCCTGACCCTCGTTGGCCGCGCTCCCGGCGGCTTGCAATCACGGCCAGGCCCCGGCATTTCCCCGGCCTTCCTCGCCGGCAGCGGCTTCGCCGGGACGAATTTCACCCAGGTCCTCACCATCCCTGCCCCGGGAACCTCCCTTGCGGCCCGACGGGCCGGTGGCCCTTCGGCACTCGGCGTCGATCTTCTGCTCGCCGGCTCCGGTCGCTGATCGGCTTATTGAGATGCAAACACAATGGGGGCGATCCGGCAACCCTCGCCGCGACCGCCCCCTGTCTTCTCCAGAACCCTTGCTCAGCGGCCCGACGATCCGGACACGTATGAGTCGAAGACCCGGACGGTCGACCACAGTTCCTTGTTCTTCTCGATGAATTCCAGGTGGCGCGGGTGGTCCTGGTAGGTGTCGTGCGCGGCCTTGTCTTCGAAGACCAGGTGCAGCGCGACGTCGAAATCGGTGACGTTCACCTCGCGGTCGAACTCCTCGGCTCGGGTGCCGGCCGAGAAATAGACGGTCCCCTCGTGGCCGTCGAGGTACTGATGGCAGGCATCGACCAATTTCTGGGCGTTCGCCTCCGATCGGTTCGCCAGCGTGAAGAAGACCATGTGGGCCAGCGGCGCGGCTGCGACCGCCGTCACCGGCTCGGCTTCCGATTGCCCGGTCATCGACAGGACCGCGGCCATCACTAGGGCCCCGGCAACGGCGGCCAGCACCGGACGAATCATCATGTTACGCATCGTTGCAGTCTCCCGACCTTTGTGTTGCGTGACGTTGCATCGTCGAAACAATTTCAAGCCGGGGTCCGATCCCTCGACCGCCCCCGAGCAATCACTTTCGAACTCAATCGCTCGGCCTGGTCTGGCCTGGCCTGCCGATCCGGGCCTCGTTCCAACCCACTTCGACCAACCAACTGACCGACCGATCGACGCCGATTGTACGACGCTCCTCGTCCTCGAACCAGAAACCAGCGACCCGATCCCTCAATCCTTCGCATGCTGACCCCGCCCACGTCGCGCGACTCGATTCCGAGACCAGGCCGGCCCCTTGGTTGATTCGATTGACGTAACCGGCATTCTCAAGGGGATGCCCGAGGGATCGGAACGCCGACCGAGTGCTAGGCTTCGGGGGAAGTCTTTGGGGACTGTCAGGACGGAGTCGGTCCCCCCAATCCAAAGCGATCGGCCCGCCGTGTGAGGAGGGAAGGCGATTGCCGCTCAACGCATCCTGTTTCAGGAGCCCTTTCGATGATGCGACGCTCTTCCCTGTTCTGTCGGGCGTTTGGGTTGACGGTCGTGCTGGTCCTCGTCCCCACGGTCGGTGCCTTCGGGCAATCATCCCCGAGCGCCGGCTTCCGCAACGGGTTCTTCGGCCCCTTTGACGGCTACGGAGCGATCTGGGCCTATCCGTCTGATTACAGCAACGGCCCGTCACCCTATTACTCGCCGATCTTCAATTCGATGGCCGCCAGCCGTCCCTCGCCGACCCTGGAACCGAGCCCATACTACCGGTCGCCCCTGGATCTCCTCAGGTTTAATCAGCCCGAAGCGCCCAGGCCGTTCGCCCGGATCTTCCGCAGGCGGTGAGGGCGACCCCCTGGACGGGGCGTTCAACTCCAAATTCGGAAATACAAGAAAATTTTGTTCTTGACTTGGCATGGCGCCTCTGGGAGATTTATTACTGCCTGAGATTCATGTGTGTCAAGTGTGTGGAATAGATTGGTCGGTGGACCCTGAAGGCTGGAGGCGGCCATTCCCGCCGGGCTCAGTTTTCATCGTTGAGGGGTGCGCCATGGGCGAAGTCGCGGACATCATCAAGGCGGTACACGAGGTCTACAACGGCGGCCAAGTCGACGTGACCGTCGATGGGCGAAATTTGGGCATGGCCTACGCGATTCCGCGCGGCCTTGAGGGCACGGTCGTTGAGACATATGGCCCATGGAGGGAGGCCGAGGTCAAGCAGGTCTTCTACAAAGAATCGGCCATCGTCGGCTCGGTTCTCGCGGAGATTCAGATGATCCTGACTTGGCGCTGTTCGGCCGCAAGTCAGTACATCATCGAGGCTTACCTTTCGAACAACGTGATCTCGATCGACCCGACAGTGAATGTGAAGATTCGGGTGCGCTTTGATCAGCCGCAACTCTACGACACGGACCTTGAGGCTTACATGATCCCGTTCTGGGTCGAGGTGGAGTTCAGGCCGATCGGCTCATCGAGTACCACGATCTATCGGGGGACGATTCGTGCTGATGGAAGTGGGACGTTTGTGCAGAACTAACTCGCAGAGCGAGCAACGAAGAGGAACCGCACCATGGCTCAGATTCAGAGAATGCCCTTCCGGGGCTCGGCCACACTCGGCCGGGGCGTCAATACGCTCAAGGGCGAGTTCGTGGGCAAGGCGCTGAAGGTGGTCAGTAAAGAGCAGTTGTCGACCACCGGCCAGGAGGCCCTGTTCGACGTGCAGATCACCGAGACGCACGACGCGCTGATGGAGAGCCTGGGGCTCTCGGTCGAGGCGAGCGGTCGTTACGGGATGTTCTCGGCGGAAGGGAAGTTCTCCCTCTCGGAGAAGAGCAAATTCAACGCGTCGTCGACGTTCGTGGTGGCGAGCTGCCGGGTTCAGAATGCCTTCGAGATGGTCGACTCGGTCGAGGTGCTGCCGGAAGCGATGCGGCTGCTGGAGGAGCCGGAACGCTGGAGGACCACGTTCGGTACGTCGTTCGTCCGCGGCCTGCAGACGGGGGGGGAACTCTACATCGTCTTCCAGACGACCTCGACGAGCCGGGAGGCGCAAAGTTCGCTGGGAATTTCCTTCCAGGCGGCGTGCCAGGGGTTGATGGCGGCGGCCGAATTCGAGATGCAATTGAACAAGGCGAAGGAGTCGACGTCGCAGAAGACCGAGACCTCGATCTTGATGTATCAGCGAGCCGGTCAGGACGAGCGGATCGGTTACGTCTCCGACCCTGGGGAGATCATCAAGCGCCTGCGCGAATTCCCTGCGATCGCGCGGGCCAATCCGGCGGGATACGAGGTTGAGGTCGCCGACTACAACACGCTGGCGCTTCCTGAGATCAACAATGAGGAGGTCGCCGATCGCGAGATGTCGTTGACCGACTGCGCCCGGCTCCGACTGCGCTACATGACCCGGCGCAACGACATCGAGTTCGCGCGAGAGAACCGCCAGTTCTTCGTCGATTTACCGCCCGACGAGGATCTGGCCGACCTCTGGGAAAAATACAGCCGGGCGGTTGCGGCCGTCCAGCTCCACGCTCAGAAGATCGCCGGCCGGAGGATCCCACCCCTGCTCTTCGACCCGACGCTCCTCGAACCCCCGCTCGACCTGCCCGTGATCAACCTCCGCCGTGTCGACCTGCCGTCGGAGATCCTGGTCCCCCAGCTCGTGGGCAACCCGATCGATAATGCCAAGGCCCAACTCAAGACGATCGGCCTGGAGCACGAGACGACTTACGTGACGGTGGAGGAAAACTCGGGCAAGCCGCTCAACACGGTGATCGCGCAGGATCCTCTTGCAGGGACGAAGGTCCAGCCGGGCGCGCGGGTCCGGCTGACGCAGAATGTTGTCCCTGGCAACTCTCGGTTTGTGTACATGGCAAGGACT
Coding sequences within it:
- a CDS encoding beta strand repeat-containing protein, with amino-acid sequence MSRQGRRAVRALLRRRRVRGHRLVVEPMERRELLATIQVTTLTDALAPIPGQVSLRSAIEAINAGGTINPDILANTTGTFGDNDRIVFNGLSGSITLVGSLPDLSVPVVLDGTSGAGFSDRPVLTIDGDRVANRTIRITGPNVTIQSLAIVGSRGAGVEITGLAATGAILQGNHIGVDAAGTTSDPNLGGGVVVTNGASNARIGGALAAPFVLGTVGNVIAGNDTDNVLLNEVQNVLVQGNFIGTDRTGTVALRDGIMGVDGHGVQIVAGSGHTVGGLTANLGNLISGNGINGVEVRSGNANRIAANRIGTAVDGVSPLRNEFLGIRLHQASTNNTIGGANATPFVLSAGNLVAHNGGDGIRIQGPGTTGNLVAGNFVGVDVTGTIARENLDTGIEINNATLNTIGGTGVGMGNLISGNRGDGILLANAGAANNLIQGNRIGTNASGTSALPNQEDGIEINGGLNNTIGGAAAGAGNLISGNGSDGIELERTSSGNVVQGNLIGTNFDGSAAVPNVENGVRLDAGLVNVGGTPQFLGAVNNTIGGVNASSGVRTAGNLISGNGHNGILLYGGPTSNNAILGNFIGTNANGSSAIGNTRHGILLEGASNNTIGGENISINPGTLRAGNLVSGNGGDGIRLTTLLNEPGGNNAASASNLISGNFVGTNPSGSLPIGNAGAGIALIGVANPVGGVSGNTIGGVNGAPAGLRRGNLISGNIGPGLLLQGEAASGNIALGNFVGTNVTGLSAIGNAVGILLSDAPSNTLGEGNVISGNLSHGVHLTGTGSTSNALTGNFIGLGPVGATAVPNGGDGVRIEGASANSLTRNVVSSNLGTGIALIGPGATNNVIRSGRIGTDDVGLAARGNLGGGILLINASGNTIGGVLPADGNIISGNAGSGIVLQGSGTSNTQINGNVIGLDATGEAPLGNAAHGVAILNGASANRVGGDVAGSGNLISGNGGDGVVLAAGAFENLVSGNVIGANVVGTVARGNGGTGVRISDSARNTIGGRSNLISGNGVFGLTIAGGSASGNVVSGNLIGTNLAGTASLGTQQIGLVILNAPNNRVENGNLIAGHSGDGLQVIGSSASGNLIDGNLIGTDETGLDGLGNARGVFLDIAPNNVLAGNVISGNRNDGVMVLNGANGNLLTGNLIGLAGPTGSLARPNLSGVLIVNANNTSLDSNAISGNRGFGVALASTSGNFLTNNLIGTNRQGIAARPNTLHGVMVLNARNNTLSANVLSGNRLFGVELRDGSDGNTLIDNLIGTDRTGQFAIANQRDGVFLDNAASNRLERNVISGNLGNGVMAISQASNTVLIGNFIGTNRDGSAILSNRGSGVIAAGPSNMTLQSNVVSGNIGFGIALVGGTGNVIADSFVGTNALGEAALSNRLVGVLLLNAPGNTVLNSVIAANGVVDRRGNLRIDGPGSTGNRVLGSFIGTDRTGSRSLDPQAGNVQTGLPTTPNDGTPGASDRRTFDPRNDGIVIADGASNNTIGGIDTGQGNVISGNRIGVYIRGQSARNLLQGNRIGTNRDGSAAVANSDGVIVMNSSNNTIGGTGPSVRNLISGNLEVGVRLTSIAFDEPRAPASGNLVAGNFIGTDATGNAALANRQGIFIYGAAGNQIGLGSFTDPNGGGNLLSGNREVGLQILNADTINAVTVLTPAGPQIVPYPPAVGAVTTGNIVAGNRVGTNAAGTARLPNFQGIFVSDAPGNTIADNLISGNSQVGLNITAFNAINNLVTGNRIGPDINNTIGTVGNGFADPNGLGSGLFLNQVVDGANTIASTNDIRGNVTAQTRTRTIAAGPYVERVIPVFNPTTGALIRIDVRINGYLSRDASRTLNLANFSLVPNTTGAAPIPIASVSYDEVARMLSITPSSPIAPGQSVLLTLVGRAPGGLQSRPGPGISPAFLAGSGFAGTNFTQVLTIPAPGTSLAARRAGGPSALGVDLLLAGSGR
- a CDS encoding Dabb family protein yields the protein MRNMMIRPVLAAVAGALVMAAVLSMTGQSEAEPVTAVAAAPLAHMVFFTLANRSEANAQKLVDACHQYLDGHEGTVYFSAGTRAEEFDREVNVTDFDVALHLVFEDKAAHDTYQDHPRHLEFIEKNKELWSTVRVFDSYVSGSSGR
- a CDS encoding PASTA domain-containing protein; its protein translation is MAQIQRMPFRGSATLGRGVNTLKGEFVGKALKVVSKEQLSTTGQEALFDVQITETHDALMESLGLSVEASGRYGMFSAEGKFSLSEKSKFNASSTFVVASCRVQNAFEMVDSVEVLPEAMRLLEEPERWRTTFGTSFVRGLQTGGELYIVFQTTSTSREAQSSLGISFQAACQGLMAAAEFEMQLNKAKESTSQKTETSILMYQRAGQDERIGYVSDPGEIIKRLREFPAIARANPAGYEVEVADYNTLALPEINNEEVADREMSLTDCARLRLRYMTRRNDIEFARENRQFFVDLPPDEDLADLWEKYSRAVAAVQLHAQKIAGRRIPPLLFDPTLLEPPLDLPVINLRRVDLPSEILVPQLVGNPIDNAKAQLKTIGLEHETTYVTVEENSGKPLNTVIAQDPLAGTKVQPGARVRLTQNVVPGNSRFVYMARTPNPRLAELIRRGG